The Arachis hypogaea cultivar Tifrunner chromosome 19, arahy.Tifrunner.gnm2.J5K5, whole genome shotgun sequence genome has a window encoding:
- the LOC112779038 gene encoding putative F-box/LRR-repeat protein 9: MDHRSINAGPVKKLNWLDLPDDLTLMIIGKLTTFQILTSVQFVCRKWWRICMDPLMWRTINMCNIGIRNSVDYKLEKMCRHAIDRSCGQLVDISIEYFATDDFLKYIIDSGCHKLQRLRLVQCFRRISDKGLCEMVEKLPLLEELDITLCLNVSSIALEAIGRSCPLLKSFKFNDNGGGKKAAFAIAQNMSNLRHLQLFGNLLNNSGLNAILNDCPHLESLDLRKCYNVKLEGKLKTRCDEQLKDLRDPDAPCDDFRFWGLCFETAYYDATLDYVSEKRVKAQVREARRINSGSSKEKKNNAKSKSKKKR; this comes from the exons ATGGACCACCGATCCATTAATGCAGGGCCTGTGAAGAAATTAAACTGGTTGGATCTTCCGGACGATCTCACTTTGATGATCATTGGGAAACTTACCACATTTCAGATCTTAACCAGCGTTCAGTTTGTGTGCCGCAAATGGTGGCGCATCTGCATGGATCCGCTCATGTGGCGCACCATCAACATGTGCAATATTGGGATTCGTAATTCGGTGGACTATAAATTGGAGAAGATGTGCCGCCATGCAATTGATCGTAGTTGTGGCCAGTTGGTAGACATAAGTATCGAGTACTTTGCTACCGATGATTTCCTCAAATATATAATTGACTC GGGATGTCATAAATTGCAACGCCTGCGACTTGTTCAATGCTTCCGTCGAATTTCAGACAAAGGATTATGTGAGATGGTTGAAAAGCTTCCATTGTTGGAGGAACTTGATATTACCCTTTGTCTCAATGTATCTAGTATTGCTTTAGAAGCAATTGGCCGAAGTTGTCCTCTTCTGAAATCATTCAAGTTTAACGACAATGGTGGCGGTAAAAAAGCAGCTTTTGCTATTGCACAAAATATGTCCAATTTACGCCATCTCCAACTTTTTGGAAACCTCCTCAACAATAGTGGCTTGAACGCCATTCTTAATGATTGTCCTCATCTTGAATCTCTGGATTTACGAAAGTGTTACAATGTTAAGTTGGAGGGGAAATTGAAGACAAGATGTGATGAACAATTAAAAGATTTGAGGGATCCAGATGCACCTTGTGATGACTTTCGATTTTGGGGACTTTGCTTTGAAACCGCATACTATGATGCAACACTTGACTATGTAAGCGAGAAGCGGGTTAAAGCTCAAGTTCGAGAAGCAAGAAGAATTAATTCAGGATCAagtaaggaaaagaagaataatgCTAAATCCAAAAGCAAGAAGAAACgttga